One part of the Aurantibacillus circumpalustris genome encodes these proteins:
- a CDS encoding energy transducer TonB: protein MFKSWNNVTLDERNDIVFEGRNQSYGAYELRTNYNKRVTYIVGGMILFSLALLGLKKVMDRPKTEAIAETIKVEQIDLTPPPPVDEQPPPPPPPPPPPMVEMVKFTPPVIKDDAVEEEPQKLQEEVKETQVGVKDQEGEQIIAPPSVDVGPGEPAAPEIFTIVEEQAEFPGGIAAMMKFMQQNTQYPNMAREAGISGKCFLKFVVNETGSISNVEILKGVPGCPDCDKEAIRVVKSMPKWKPAKMTGRAVKCYFNVPFSFKIQ from the coding sequence ATCAAAGTTATGGTGCTTATGAACTACGAACTAATTACAATAAACGCGTTACCTATATTGTAGGTGGAATGATTCTGTTTTCTTTGGCTTTACTAGGACTTAAAAAAGTAATGGACAGGCCCAAAACGGAAGCGATAGCTGAAACCATTAAGGTTGAGCAAATTGATTTAACGCCACCACCGCCTGTTGACGAACAACCACCACCACCGCCACCGCCACCGCCACCACCAATGGTTGAGATGGTAAAGTTTACCCCTCCTGTAATTAAAGACGACGCTGTTGAAGAAGAGCCTCAAAAGTTACAAGAAGAAGTAAAAGAAACGCAGGTAGGTGTTAAAGATCAAGAAGGGGAACAAATTATTGCCCCACCTTCTGTAGATGTTGGTCCTGGTGAACCTGCGGCACCTGAAATTTTTACAATTGTGGAAGAACAAGCTGAATTTCCTGGAGGTATTGCCGCTATGATGAAATTCATGCAGCAAAACACACAATATCCTAACATGGCTCGTGAAGCGGGAATTAGTGGGAAATGTTTTCTTAAATTCGTTGTAAACGAAACTGGAAGTATTAGCAATGTAGAAATTTTAAAGGGCGTTCCAGGCTGCCCTGATTGTGATAAAGAAGCTATAAGAGTTGTGAAATCAATGCCGAAATGGAAACCTGCAAAAATGACTGGACGTGCAGTAAAATGTTACTTCAACGTTCCTTTCAGTTTTAAAATCCAATAA